ACATTGCGCAAATTTTCCAGCAAGAATGCCACCATGATTCCAGCTAGGATGCCACCAAGCGCACCAATTGCAGCGTTTCGAGGTTTATTAGGAGATACCGCCACAAAATTACCTGAGCTATCCCGTGGTAAAGTCGGGGGCATAATTAACTCCCAGGGTACATCCTGTTGAGCAGCATCGACTCTCAATGCTTCTTGTTTTGATAAAAGCTGGTTTAAGGTGTCATTAGCAACCTGTAGCTCTCGTTGAATATTCGTGTAGTTCCGTGATATTACAGGATATTCCCTAATTTGCTTATTTAATTGTACTTGATTTTTCTGAATATTACTGAGACTAGCTTCTAGGGTTTTAATTTGGTTGCCAGTATTTGCTAATTGTTGAGTTAACTCTCGACGGATCGAGTTTTGGTAAGTACCGAGGGATATTTGACTATTATCAGTAGTGGATTTACTGCCTAGAGTTCTTTTCGCTTCTGCATTTAACAGGGGCAACAATTTCTCTCTTTCTTCCCGCAGGTTAAGCATAATCGGGTTAGCGTCGTGGAAGCGGGTAGAATTCTTAGCTATTTTGGCATCAATTTCTCGAATATCATTAAGTATTTTTTGATACTGAGGTGATTCACTAGCTGCGGAAGCGGCGATCGCGGTACTTTGTCCCATTCCCAGTTGTTGTTGCAAAGACGCAAACAGAGAACGTGCTTCTATCAATTTTTTACTAGTTTCTTGTTGGGATGTTTTCATCTCATCCAAACGTTTCAGCAATTGTTCTCCCTGTAATTCCGGATTGAAGATACCGTAACGTTGCTGATAAATTTGTAATTGCCCTTGGAGATTATTTACCCTTCCCCGTAACTTGGGAATCTGTTTCTCAACAAACTTAATTCCTTGGCTGAGATTGCTCTGTTGTTGCTCAATACTATAGTTACGATAAGCTTGGGAAACCCGATCCAAAACAACCTGAACTTTCTGCGGGTTCACATCCCGATAATGTACTTCCACAACCCGTGACTCATCCTTACCCTTAGTAATTCGGGTAATATATAAAGTCCCATCCCTACCAGTGGGTAGCTTACCAGTAATATCATTACCCACCAAGCGGTCATAGTTGACTTCGGGGTACTTATTGCTCAACTCCTGCACTACAGGTTCAATCAATTTGGGACTTTTCAGCACTTCTAACAATGCTTGATAGTCCATGGATGTACTATTTTGTCTAGTGATTTCATTAACGTTCTGTCTCAGGGTTTCTGACAGCAACACCAACAACTCACTATCAGAAGTTTTCAGTGGTTCTACAAGTAACTGGAACTTGCCTTCATACTTCTGGGTACGTGTTATTGTCCAGACACTGGTAGCCATTGTCACAACAACTGCGATGCTCGTAATCAGACCCAAACGTCGTCGCAAAATTGGTAAAATTTGACCAAAACCCTTACTTTCCAATTCACTTTCTGGTCTGCGTAAAAACCAGTAGGTTTCCTTTGCCAGTAAATTGGGATTTTTCAGGTGCTGCAATTCTTGTTCCTTTATTTGCATCTGCTTTCCCACTGATAATTATTGTATATACAGACTTGAATAAAACTTCTTGATATTTTCCAGAATGGTCGTTTACCACGTCTAACTAAACAGCTAATAACCTCATTATCAAAACCAGTATATATATACCACTTTAGGTATCCTGTGGTAGAAATTTCTGAGTTCTTGGCAATTAACTTAACTTGAGTCGAGAGGTTAACAATTGCTTAGGAGACATCATACCAGAATTCTGACAATTTCAAATATCCTCTAACATATATCTTGCTATCCGTAATTATCTCTGCTTAATGAAAAAATTCTCTAAAAGTTTATCAGATAAATCAGAGAGATGAAGATTAGGTAAAGTCGGAGAAAAATAGGAAAGTTTGGCAGATAGATTCGACATCAGAAGCTAGCATAGCAGTCAAAAAGCTATATTGAGTTTTTGAGGTTTGCACAAAATTTTGATAAACCTCTTGACACAGCACAAAAATAGCTAGTTAATAACAAAATAATTACCAGATATAATTCCTTAGGCACAGACCGGATAAATGATACAGACAAAATGACGCACTGGAATTTTATCTAGGAATAATGAGGGTTACAGGAGTTGCAAAATGTTAGAAAGTTATCTTGACAAGGGACGGAAAACTATTCACTTTCTCAGAATTTTACGAATGGTTTTTCCATATGAAGTTCAAACATGAGATTTATCGTTATCCCAAGTTGATTTATTGATATCACGGAAGTAAAAATAGTAGTTTTTGTGTTCAAGATTACATTAACTCAGGTGGAGTTAATGGCGGGTTAACTATTTAATTACTTCTATATCAAGACTGTGGACTTTATCTGACTGAGAATTCATATCTTAGAGTTTTGTCAGTTAGATTACTCAAAATCTTCATTGACTACTGACAACAGAATAGATACAGAAGGTGGCAATAGATTATGATGATTAGCTTCAAACAAAATCTATTGTATGCAAATGAACACAAAATTGATAAATAATGTCAAGTTTACTGAAAATTGCTGAGAAGATATTTGTTGTCCTCACCTTATTTTTATCAACTACAGCACTAATACCTGTTTTAGTAGAAAAAGAGGATGTAGGTATAACTTCTGACCCCTATAGTCCCATATTATTTATGGGTGTATACCTGATTACAGGAATTTTGGTTTGGAAAAGACAGCAAACTTTTATATTCTTTGCTCAGAAAAATATTTGGATTTGGTTACTAGTAGGAGTTGCTTTAGCATCAATATTTTGGACAGTTGCTCCAGATATTACCCCTCGTAGAAGTTTTTTGTTGCTAGGAACAACGGTTTTTGGGGTTTATTTAGCAATGCGTTATAGCTTACGAGAGCAATTAGAATTACTAGGGTGGGCATTTAGTTTAATCATTATTCTCAGTTTTATTTTTGCGATCGCCCTACCTAAATACGGTGTCATGACTTTCCAAGAAGATGGCATTCACGGTGGTGCTTGGCGTGGTATTATGTCCCACAAAAATATTCTGGGAAGAACGATGGTACTCAGTAGTTTAGTATTTTTCTTCCTTGCTATCAGTAAATTAGTTTCTCATCCTAAACATCGCTGGTTCGCTTGGGGAGGTTATATCCTTTCACTTTTGTTAATTCTTCTTTCCACCTCCAAGTCTGCTCTGATTATTAGTATTTGTACTACATTAACTATTCCTCTATATCGTACCTGGAGAAGTAAGTACACCCGACTTATTCCTACAGCTATTCTGGCGATTTTAGTCATGGGTAGTGGTGCCATTTTACTCCTAGATAATTTACCAATTGTAGCCAGTGCCATTGGCAAAGATTTAACACTCACAGGGCGTACAGATATTTGGAATTTAATGTTAGATTTAATTCAACAACGTCCTCTCTTTGGTTATGGATTTAATGCATTTTGGCGCGACTGGGATAGTGAGGTGACTGCCTATTTATGGCGGAATCTAGAGTGGGAATGTCCTTATGGACATAATGGCTTTATGGATTTACTCGCAGAATTAGGTATTAGTGGTTTAGGATTATTTATTATCAGTTATATTAATACTTATATTCGCAGTATTAGATATCTATGCTTAACTAAATATAGCGAAAGTATTTTCCCTCTGATCTATCTGACTTTTTTATTAATTTATAATATTACTGAAAGTACTCTGGTGACAACAAATAGTATTTTTTGGATTCTTTATGTCTCAATGATTTTCTCTGTTGCCTTTGAATATGAGCAAGCAAAGAACTTCCAACTTGTAGGAGAAAATCTGACAATCATGGATATGGAGAATTCTCAACCATAAATTTTGAGCGGTTTTTTCATTAAAAAAATGATTGAAGATATCGCTGTTTAACTTACTAATAATTATGAAAATAACTGTAATTTGTCACGACGTTCCCTATCCTGCTATCCATGGAGGTAGAGTGGATATGTGGCACCGTATCAAAGCTTTAGCCAAACTAGATGTAGAAATACAATTAATTTGTTGGCATAAAGAAGCTTTACTAGCAAAAGATATACAGGTAATTAATGAATATGTTGATAGCTTTCATCATATTCAATATGAATCAGGAGTTTTTGCTTTATTATTCAAGTTCTGGAGTCTACGCAAATTTCCTCTAGAAATAGCCTCGCGAATTATTTCTGGAAAGAAGCTAGAATATCTTATTTCTCAAGTTGAAAAATTTCAGCCAGACATTATCTGGTTAGATGGAATTCATGGTGGAGAATTAGCTAAAACTTTAGCTCAAAAACTCAATATACCTTTAGTGACGCGATGTCATAATATTGAGCATATTTATAATCAAAAATTATATGCATCAGCAACTGGTATGGGTAAGCTGAAAAAATATTTATCAACTTTACATTTAGAAGAATATGAAAAGAATATCCTGCGAATAAGTCACCAATTTTATGATATATCAAATGATGATTTACAATTTTGGCAACAACAAGGATTCCATAATGGAAATTACTTGCCACCCATCCTTGATGTGAGTTCTGAAAATGATGTTGCAGATATTAATAATTCTCTGATTCCATCTGAATATGACATCATTTTTATGGGTAATCTCTACACCCATAATAACGTTGCTGGGGTATCTTGGTTTTTAAGCGAAGTCTTGCCAATCGTCAGAAAAACGCTACCTGATATCAAAGTTTTAATTGCTGGCTCTAAACCTACCGCTACAATTTTAGAAATCTGTAATCAAGTCAAAGTCAGTTTAAAAATTAACCCAATTTCAACTACCGAAATCTACAATTCAGGAAACATATTTATCAATCCAGTTTTAACAGGTAGTGGAGTTAGTATTAAATCTATCGAAATGTTGAGCTATGGAAAGCCAATTATTTCTACCAATCAAGGGATTGCGGGATTACCAACAGAACTCAAGCAATATTTTACAGTTGCTAATAATGCCATTGATTTTGCTGACAAAATCTTGTATCACTACAATAATTTATCTGTTCAAAAACTCAATATAGAACCCAAAGTGATATCTGAATATTTGGGAATTGAAGTCATTAAAAAACTTTTATCTAATTTGCCATGAAAATTCTGTACTTAACAACTGTTTTACCCAGTGGCAAAACAACAGGTGGAGAGATTGCTTCTCAAACATTTATCGATGCATTAATAGAATTAGGACATGATGTTTTAGTTCTGGGATATCAGCGCATAGGAGATAGAAAGC
The Calothrix sp. 336/3 DNA segment above includes these coding regions:
- a CDS encoding polysaccharide biosynthesis tyrosine autokinase, which translates into the protein MQIKEQELQHLKNPNLLAKETYWFLRRPESELESKGFGQILPILRRRLGLITSIAVVVTMATSVWTITRTQKYEGKFQLLVEPLKTSDSELLVLLSETLRQNVNEITRQNSTSMDYQALLEVLKSPKLIEPVVQELSNKYPEVNYDRLVGNDITGKLPTGRDGTLYITRITKGKDESRVVEVHYRDVNPQKVQVVLDRVSQAYRNYSIEQQQSNLSQGIKFVEKQIPKLRGRVNNLQGQLQIYQQRYGIFNPELQGEQLLKRLDEMKTSQQETSKKLIEARSLFASLQQQLGMGQSTAIAASAASESPQYQKILNDIREIDAKIAKNSTRFHDANPIMLNLREEREKLLPLLNAEAKRTLGSKSTTDNSQISLGTYQNSIRRELTQQLANTGNQIKTLEASLSNIQKNQVQLNKQIREYPVISRNYTNIQRELQVANDTLNQLLSKQEALRVDAAQQDVPWELIMPPTLPRDSSGNFVAVSPNKPRNAAIGALGGILAGIMVAFLLENLRNVVHDPEEAKRAAQLPLLGLIPFDKEFKKQWDNVPTQIGYSGKIEASHRQITDYIPRKRQELPHSLSQAFCSLYTRIQPILREASIRSLAITSATPGEGKTTVALNLAKIAAEAGQKVLLVDADFRRPQIHRLLGLGNTSGLTEVLSQGLDISDAIQRSPEDDNLFILTAGQVMPNPTKLFSSQRMQNLVERSQTHFDLVIYDTTNVLGVLDTNLLTHHLDGVLLVTGMGKIPRPTFQQVLEELKTSPVMTLGMVANTLEL
- a CDS encoding O-antigen ligase, encoding MSSLLKIAEKIFVVLTLFLSTTALIPVLVEKEDVGITSDPYSPILFMGVYLITGILVWKRQQTFIFFAQKNIWIWLLVGVALASIFWTVAPDITPRRSFLLLGTTVFGVYLAMRYSLREQLELLGWAFSLIIILSFIFAIALPKYGVMTFQEDGIHGGAWRGIMSHKNILGRTMVLSSLVFFFLAISKLVSHPKHRWFAWGGYILSLLLILLSTSKSALIISICTTLTIPLYRTWRSKYTRLIPTAILAILVMGSGAILLLDNLPIVASAIGKDLTLTGRTDIWNLMLDLIQQRPLFGYGFNAFWRDWDSEVTAYLWRNLEWECPYGHNGFMDLLAELGISGLGLFIISYINTYIRSIRYLCLTKYSESIFPLIYLTFLLIYNITESTLVTTNSIFWILYVSMIFSVAFEYEQAKNFQLVGENLTIMDMENSQP
- a CDS encoding glycosyltransferase; translation: MKITVICHDVPYPAIHGGRVDMWHRIKALAKLDVEIQLICWHKEALLAKDIQVINEYVDSFHHIQYESGVFALLFKFWSLRKFPLEIASRIISGKKLEYLISQVEKFQPDIIWLDGIHGGELAKTLAQKLNIPLVTRCHNIEHIYNQKLYASATGMGKLKKYLSTLHLEEYEKNILRISHQFYDISNDDLQFWQQQGFHNGNYLPPILDVSSENDVADINNSLIPSEYDIIFMGNLYTHNNVAGVSWFLSEVLPIVRKTLPDIKVLIAGSKPTATILEICNQVKVSLKINPISTTEIYNSGNIFINPVLTGSGVSIKSIEMLSYGKPIISTNQGIAGLPTELKQYFTVANNAIDFADKILYHYNNLSVQKLNIEPKVISEYLGIEVIKKLLSNLP